Proteins co-encoded in one Ruegeria sp. YS9 genomic window:
- a CDS encoding FliM/FliN family flagellar motor C-terminal domain-containing protein, with protein MSQTVSAALARKLSVGRKDLGDRPRSVLRALRLGFARAASERLNLPLAVVGAKQADRTQDDMVESVAQDWLMLVFDGPEARAGICLSPHVVSAVVQTQTIGHVLPGDPDPRAFTDTDAAMVVPFIETALTLSAGSIDAAAEEVCLTGYEFATRAKDSRGLSLAMTEDEYRVFDLTVDLAGGAQQGQISIFLPEHPATPEKAEEVSDPAGPRLEQASGVVRAELNAVLCRMSLPLSDLSEIQPGCVLPLRGARLDRTEILTIDRKPTGIGRLGQCGGLRAVRLNEHAALPALSGDDAQEFIESRGRMQPHDHLVEPDSSAVDVMPPAIGDEGLDLTDTDLSLNDSERMVAEISQLAGLDAADTNPDAE; from the coding sequence ATGTCACAAACTGTCAGCGCTGCTTTGGCGCGCAAACTGTCTGTTGGACGAAAAGATCTAGGCGATCGCCCGCGTTCGGTTCTGCGGGCGCTGCGCTTGGGGTTTGCGCGGGCAGCAAGTGAGCGATTGAACCTTCCCTTGGCCGTCGTCGGGGCAAAACAGGCCGACCGCACGCAGGATGACATGGTGGAATCAGTCGCTCAGGATTGGCTGATGTTGGTGTTTGACGGGCCGGAGGCGCGCGCTGGGATTTGCCTGAGCCCGCATGTGGTGTCCGCCGTTGTGCAAACCCAGACCATCGGTCACGTACTGCCCGGTGATCCCGACCCAAGGGCCTTCACGGATACGGATGCCGCCATGGTGGTGCCATTTATCGAAACCGCTCTGACCTTGTCCGCCGGCTCCATAGACGCTGCGGCCGAGGAGGTCTGCCTGACGGGATATGAGTTCGCGACACGTGCGAAAGATTCGCGCGGCTTGTCGTTGGCCATGACTGAAGATGAATACCGCGTCTTCGATCTGACGGTTGATCTGGCCGGCGGGGCGCAGCAGGGACAGATCTCGATCTTTCTTCCAGAGCATCCTGCCACCCCGGAAAAGGCAGAGGAGGTCTCGGACCCGGCCGGTCCCCGACTCGAGCAGGCATCGGGTGTTGTGCGGGCGGAACTGAACGCCGTCTTGTGCCGGATGTCGCTGCCATTGTCCGATCTGTCAGAAATTCAACCTGGATGTGTTTTGCCATTGCGCGGGGCGCGTCTGGACAGAACTGAGATATTGACCATCGACCGAAAGCCAACGGGTATTGGCCGCCTTGGTCAATGTGGTGGGTTGCGCGCCGTTCGATTGAACGAACATGCAGCCTTACCCGCCTTGTCGGGGGACGACGCGCAGGAGTTCATCGAGAGCCGAGGGAGAATGCAGCCGCACGACCACCTGGTCGAACCAGATTCCAGCGCGGTGGATGTCATGCCGCCGGCAATAGGGGACGAGGGTTTGGACCTGACGGACACCGATCTGTCATTGAACGATTCCGAGCGGATGGTCGCAGAGATTTCGCAACTGGCTGGCCTTGACGCCGCCGACACGAATCCCGACGCAGAATAG
- a CDS encoding YeeE/YedE family protein translates to MLEALGDANAVALIGLIGGIALGLAARIGRFCTLGAIEDYLYADDDRRLRMWAVAIGVAIVGSHTAMAFGWLDPVGTRYLAQTWNPIGSIVGGLMFGYGMAISGNCGYGALARLGGGDLRSFVIVLIMGLTAYVVMSGPLAYLRVWLFPVEMDLSAPQSVSFLAERMTTVPAWLFGSAVGIVLVVFALANQQFRRTPAQVFWGSVVGLAIVSGWLGTNWVATHGFDGEPVQTHTFAAPLGDTIFYLMTASGNTLSFAVGSVSGVLIGAFLGSWSKGYFRWEACEDPRELKRQMLGAAIMGPGAIIAVGCSVGQGISAFSLLAYSAPVTFAAIFAGAALGLKQLVSGLSFITER, encoded by the coding sequence ATGCTCGAAGCATTGGGAGACGCAAATGCCGTTGCTCTGATCGGTTTGATTGGAGGCATCGCATTGGGGCTGGCCGCACGCATCGGGCGCTTTTGCACGTTGGGTGCCATCGAAGATTACCTTTACGCGGATGATGATCGGCGTCTTCGCATGTGGGCGGTTGCGATTGGCGTTGCGATTGTTGGAAGCCATACCGCCATGGCGTTCGGGTGGCTTGACCCTGTCGGGACACGCTACCTTGCCCAGACCTGGAACCCGATCGGTTCGATCGTGGGCGGCCTCATGTTCGGTTATGGAATGGCCATCAGCGGGAACTGCGGCTATGGCGCGTTGGCAAGACTGGGCGGTGGCGACCTTCGATCCTTCGTCATCGTTCTGATCATGGGTCTTACGGCGTATGTCGTAATGTCGGGCCCCCTGGCATATCTTCGGGTTTGGCTGTTTCCAGTGGAAATGGATCTCAGCGCCCCCCAAAGCGTCAGCTTTCTTGCTGAACGGATGACTACTGTTCCGGCGTGGCTCTTCGGTTCTGCCGTCGGTATTGTTTTGGTGGTCTTTGCTTTGGCGAACCAGCAGTTCCGCCGCACGCCAGCGCAAGTGTTCTGGGGATCTGTGGTTGGACTGGCGATCGTTTCGGGCTGGCTTGGCACGAACTGGGTAGCGACCCACGGTTTTGACGGTGAGCCGGTGCAAACCCACACCTTCGCTGCACCCTTGGGTGACACGATATTCTACTTGATGACAGCGTCCGGAAACACGTTGTCTTTTGCCGTCGGATCCGTCTCGGGCGTTCTGATCGGCGCGTTTTTGGGATCCTGGTCAAAGGGCTATTTTCGCTGGGAAGCCTGCGAAGATCCACGTGAACTGAAACGGCAAATGCTGGGCGCGGCGATCATGGGCCCCGGAGCGATCATCGCAGTCGGTTGCAGCGTCGGACAAGGCATATCTGCCTTTTCACTTCTGGCCTACAGCGCGCCCGTGACATTCGCCGCGATCTTTGCGGGTGCGGCGCTTGGACTGAAACAGCTCGTGTCCGGACTGTCCTTCATTACCGAGCGCTGA
- a CDS encoding YeeE/YedE family protein produces MNIEWIWGLCGGLLIGLGGAVYLLGNGRIMGASGILGGLVDGEAGDTKAERLAFIAGLIGMPLLLRPLIAPEAQTHLTNNLGLVVVAGLLVGVGTRIANGCTSGHGVCGISRFSLRGIVATVFYILAGGMTLVLLRHVWGLI; encoded by the coding sequence ATGAACATCGAGTGGATCTGGGGGCTGTGCGGTGGCCTGCTGATAGGCCTGGGCGGAGCCGTGTACCTGCTTGGAAATGGCAGGATCATGGGTGCTAGCGGCATTTTGGGTGGCCTTGTCGATGGTGAGGCCGGCGACACCAAAGCTGAACGTCTGGCCTTCATCGCCGGGTTGATCGGAATGCCGCTTCTGCTGCGGCCACTGATCGCCCCCGAGGCCCAAACGCATCTTACCAACAATCTAGGCCTTGTTGTTGTGGCCGGGCTTCTGGTCGGTGTGGGAACGCGTATCGCCAATGGCTGCACGTCGGGTCACGGGGTCTGTGGCATCTCGCGGTTTTCTCTGCGCGGCATCGTGGCCACCGTATTCTATATCCTTGCCGGCGGAATGACCCTCGTCCTGCTGCGCCATGTTTGGGGGTTGATCTGA
- a CDS encoding DUF2312 domain-containing protein has protein sequence MSMSEEAEASYKVTSGELRQFVERIERLELEKKDIADQIKEVYAESKSRGYDVKALRSIISLRKRDKDDIAEQEAVIEMYKEALGMN, from the coding sequence ATGAGCATGTCGGAAGAAGCAGAAGCAAGTTACAAGGTCACCTCTGGGGAGCTGCGCCAATTTGTTGAGCGTATCGAGCGCCTGGAGTTGGAAAAGAAAGACATCGCGGATCAAATAAAGGAAGTGTACGCAGAGAGTAAATCACGCGGCTACGATGTGAAGGCTCTTCGCAGCATCATTTCTCTCAGAAAAAGAGATAAGGATGATATTGCCGAGCAAGAGGCTGTCATTGAGATGTACAAAGAAGCCTTGGGCATGAACTAA
- the soxX gene encoding sulfur oxidation c-type cytochrome SoxX, producing the protein MKLRLLTLVCAMTGAAAFAAETDPESVTYGEYGEVEASLTGTAGDAANGALIVGDKSKGNCVACHAVSALADIPFQGEVGPALDGAGDRWSEAELRGLVANAKMTFEGTVMPAFYKDDGYIRPGDAYTGKAPTEPLTSILTAQEIEDVVAFLATLKEQ; encoded by the coding sequence ATGAAGCTGAGACTCTTAACATTGGTCTGCGCAATGACGGGGGCTGCCGCTTTTGCTGCGGAGACAGACCCGGAAAGCGTAACCTATGGTGAATATGGTGAAGTAGAGGCGTCTTTGACCGGCACCGCCGGTGATGCGGCAAATGGCGCGCTGATCGTTGGCGACAAGTCAAAAGGCAATTGCGTGGCGTGCCACGCGGTATCGGCTTTGGCCGACATTCCATTCCAGGGCGAGGTTGGCCCGGCGCTGGATGGTGCCGGTGATCGTTGGTCCGAGGCCGAGCTTCGCGGACTGGTTGCAAACGCGAAAATGACGTTCGAAGGCACGGTGATGCCGGCATTCTACAAGGATGACGGCTATATCCGCCCGGGCGACGCCTATACCGGCAAAGCCCCGACCGAGCCTCTGACGTCGATCCTGACAGCTCAGGAAATCGAAGACGTGGTCGCGTTTCTTGCGACCCTGAAAGAGCAATAG
- a CDS encoding MBL fold metallo-hydrolase, producing the protein MTPTVKAFFDDQTFTVSYVVHEPQGRACAIIDSVLDFDHASGRTETKSADAIIDFVRAHDLKVEWILESHVHADHLSAAPYLQQELGGKIGIGAQIVTVQDTFGKVFNEGTEFQRDGSQFDALFSEGDSFHIGQMRGDVLHTPGHTPACLTYVIGDAAFVGDTLFMPDFGTARCDFPGGSSATLFESIQKILSLPDETRIFVGHDYKAPGRDEYAWETTVGEQKALNVHIGKGRSIEEFVEMRDARDATLAMPRLILPSLQVNMRAGQMPPADEQGDVFLKLPVNKI; encoded by the coding sequence ATGACACCCACAGTGAAAGCGTTTTTTGACGATCAAACCTTCACGGTGTCCTACGTTGTTCATGAACCGCAAGGGCGTGCCTGCGCCATCATCGACAGTGTCCTGGATTTCGATCACGCGTCGGGGCGCACAGAGACAAAATCGGCTGACGCAATCATCGACTTTGTGCGCGCGCACGATCTAAAGGTCGAATGGATTCTGGAAAGCCACGTTCACGCCGATCACCTGTCCGCGGCCCCCTACCTGCAACAGGAACTGGGTGGCAAAATCGGAATAGGCGCTCAGATCGTCACCGTGCAGGACACGTTCGGCAAAGTCTTCAATGAAGGAACCGAGTTCCAGCGCGATGGCAGCCAGTTCGACGCCTTGTTCTCGGAGGGGGACAGTTTCCACATTGGGCAGATGCGGGGCGATGTTCTCCATACCCCGGGGCATACCCCGGCCTGCCTGACCTATGTGATAGGCGACGCCGCCTTTGTGGGCGACACGCTGTTCATGCCGGATTTCGGAACGGCGCGCTGCGATTTTCCCGGTGGCTCCTCAGCCACATTGTTTGAATCGATCCAGAAAATCCTGTCGCTGCCAGACGAAACGCGCATCTTTGTCGGACATGACTACAAAGCGCCGGGCCGCGATGAATATGCCTGGGAAACGACGGTAGGCGAACAGAAAGCGCTGAACGTCCATATCGGAAAAGGGCGGAGCATCGAAGAATTCGTGGAAATGCGCGACGCAAGGGACGCCACCCTTGCCATGCCGCGCCTGATCCTGCCCTCTTTGCAGGTCAACATGCGGGCGGGGCAAATGCCGCCTGCTGATGAGCAAGGCGATGTATTCCTGAAGCTGCCGGTGAACAAAATCTGA
- a CDS encoding DUF6691 family protein, which yields MRLLIALLAGSLFGAGLLISGMTDTTKVQGWLDVFGNWDPTLAFVMGGAILPMLLAWRLTTGRKALTGGDFPPPARSEVDRRLIIGSVLFGMGWGLAGLCPGPAMASLTYGGLGGLVFLIAMIAGMFIAPTLGAQLDRAANAA from the coding sequence ATGCGCCTTTTGATTGCTTTGCTTGCAGGATCGCTTTTCGGTGCCGGATTGTTGATTTCTGGCATGACGGACACGACCAAAGTTCAGGGTTGGCTGGATGTTTTCGGAAACTGGGACCCGACCTTGGCCTTTGTGATGGGTGGCGCCATCCTGCCGATGCTTCTGGCCTGGAGGCTGACCACCGGGCGCAAGGCCTTGACCGGAGGCGATTTTCCACCCCCTGCGAGGTCCGAGGTTGATCGCAGGCTCATCATTGGTTCCGTCCTGTTCGGAATGGGCTGGGGCTTGGCCGGGCTTTGCCCGGGACCGGCGATGGCCTCGCTGACATATGGTGGTTTGGGTGGGCTGGTCTTTCTGATCGCGATGATTGCAGGCATGTTCATCGCACCAACGCTAGGGGCTCAACTGGACAGAGCCGCAAACGCGGCCTAA
- a CDS encoding thioredoxin family protein, with protein MKRTLSVLMACLLGMAVSAAELGDDGLHKTPWMRDTFKDLREDLEEASGEGKRLVLFIEQQGCIYCKKMHEEVFPQPDLAAFIEENFFVVQLDLHGSTTATDFDGEESEQRALMRKWGILFTPTLVFLPEEVPEDATAIEAAVAVMPGAFAKGTTLDLFTWVYEKRYELDNGEDFQRYHARRIQGRNNVSQD; from the coding sequence ATGAAGCGAACATTGTCAGTATTGATGGCATGCTTGTTGGGCATGGCGGTTTCCGCCGCCGAGCTTGGCGACGACGGGTTGCATAAAACACCGTGGATGCGCGACACGTTCAAAGACCTTCGCGAGGATCTTGAAGAGGCGTCAGGTGAAGGCAAGCGGTTGGTTTTGTTTATCGAGCAACAGGGCTGCATCTATTGCAAGAAAATGCACGAAGAGGTTTTCCCCCAGCCTGACCTAGCGGCGTTCATCGAAGAGAACTTTTTTGTCGTCCAACTGGATTTGCACGGAAGTACCACGGCCACCGACTTTGATGGGGAAGAGAGCGAGCAAAGAGCGCTGATGCGCAAATGGGGGATTCTGTTTACCCCGACCCTTGTATTTCTGCCGGAAGAAGTTCCCGAGGACGCCACCGCCATTGAAGCTGCGGTTGCAGTAATGCCGGGAGCGTTCGCCAAAGGAACAACTTTGGACCTTTTCACCTGGGTCTACGAGAAGCGGTACGAACTTGATAATGGTGAAGATTTTCAGCGATATCATGCGCGACGCATTCAGGGGCGAAACAATGTTTCGCAAGACTGA
- a CDS encoding cytochrome c biogenesis CcdA family protein: protein MLDITFAGALVAGLLSFLSPCILPIVPFYLSYLAGVGMEQISANSAISGNVRRRATLAAIAFSAGIITIFMALGATASIFGQLVREYFDILRWIAAAIIVTMGLHFLGLIRIGFLYRQFRADVGETSNLSLIGAYVLGLAFAFGWTPCVGPVLAAILFTAAGTETAWRGAVLLFVYGVGMTAPFVLAAFLVRPFMQWMARFRKHLPLIEKGMGALLILFGVLIATNSINQVAQWMLDHMPWLAAIG from the coding sequence ATGCTCGACATTACATTTGCAGGAGCTCTGGTTGCTGGGCTGTTGTCCTTTCTGTCCCCCTGCATCCTTCCGATTGTGCCGTTCTACCTCAGCTATCTGGCGGGTGTCGGGATGGAGCAGATTTCCGCGAATTCCGCCATTTCCGGCAACGTTCGCCGCAGGGCAACGCTTGCTGCAATCGCATTTTCAGCGGGGATCATAACGATTTTTATGGCTCTCGGAGCCACGGCTTCGATATTCGGACAACTTGTTCGCGAATACTTCGATATCCTTCGTTGGATAGCGGCAGCCATCATCGTGACGATGGGTTTGCATTTCCTTGGGCTGATTCGCATCGGGTTTCTGTATCGCCAGTTTCGGGCAGACGTCGGCGAGACATCAAACCTGAGCCTGATCGGGGCATATGTTCTTGGACTGGCATTTGCTTTCGGCTGGACGCCTTGTGTCGGGCCGGTGCTTGCTGCAATCCTGTTTACAGCGGCCGGAACCGAGACGGCTTGGCGTGGAGCGGTTCTTTTGTTCGTCTACGGGGTAGGAATGACCGCACCGTTTGTTCTGGCGGCTTTCTTGGTTCGCCCCTTCATGCAGTGGATGGCGCGGTTCAGAAAGCATTTGCCTCTGATCGAGAAGGGGATGGGCGCGTTGTTGATTCTGTTCGGCGTCCTGATCGCAACCAACTCGATCAATCAAGTCGCCCAATGGATGCTGGACCATATGCCCTGGCTTGCGGCCATCGGATAA
- a CDS encoding metalloregulator ArsR/SmtB family transcription factor, producing MCAEDLDRMMENAQTASNFLKAISHEGRLMILCYLSSGEKSVTQMEEMLSARQAAVSQQLSRLRFEGLVKTRREGKTIYYRLADDRSTQILEVVYDLFCRDT from the coding sequence ATGTGCGCAGAAGATCTGGACCGAATGATGGAGAACGCGCAAACGGCATCAAACTTCCTTAAGGCCATCAGCCACGAGGGGCGCCTGATGATCTTGTGCTATCTGTCATCGGGTGAAAAGTCTGTCACCCAGATGGAAGAGATGCTGTCGGCGAGACAGGCCGCCGTATCCCAACAGTTGTCCCGACTGCGCTTTGAGGGCTTGGTCAAAACACGGCGCGAGGGTAAGACTATCTATTACAGATTGGCTGATGATCGTTCGACGCAAATACTGGAAGTCGTCTACGATCTTTTCTGCCGGGACACGTAG
- a CDS encoding TIGR01244 family sulfur transferase, whose protein sequence is MEIRPITPRYAVSPQITVEDVPAIAEAGFVKVICNRPDVEVPAIMQSDAIGEAVRAAGMEYEVLELTHQTMTPEIAKRQRDLAENCDGPVLAYCASGTRCSVVWALGQCDRMSTDDILAATTNAGYQLENLRPALEQLRSKAD, encoded by the coding sequence ATGGAGATTCGACCGATCACGCCCCGCTATGCTGTCTCGCCGCAGATCACGGTTGAAGACGTCCCGGCAATTGCCGAGGCAGGCTTCGTCAAGGTGATCTGCAACCGGCCCGATGTTGAGGTTCCCGCGATCATGCAATCCGACGCGATCGGTGAAGCCGTCCGTGCCGCGGGCATGGAATACGAGGTGTTGGAGCTGACCCACCAGACCATGACGCCCGAGATCGCAAAGCGGCAGCGTGACCTGGCAGAAAACTGCGATGGTCCGGTTCTGGCTTATTGCGCCTCGGGCACTCGATGTTCGGTGGTCTGGGCCCTTGGTCAATGCGACCGCATGAGCACGGACGACATTCTAGCCGCCACGACAAATGCCGGGTATCAACTGGAAAACCTGCGCCCTGCCCTGGAACAACTCCGCAGCAAGGCAGACTAG
- the soxY gene encoding thiosulfate oxidation carrier protein SoxY yields MELSRRETLALGLGAAFLTMMPLRANAAAEDAIAAFTGGADVADGGVTLTAPEIAENGNTVPIEVSAPGAASILIVAAGNPEPGVATFNFGPLAAEQAASTRIRLAGTQDVIAVAKMADGSFAKASATVKVTIGGCGG; encoded by the coding sequence ATGGAACTCTCTCGCCGCGAAACTCTGGCCCTTGGGCTGGGTGCCGCGTTCCTGACAATGATGCCGCTTCGTGCAAATGCGGCCGCTGAGGATGCGATTGCCGCGTTTACAGGTGGGGCGGATGTGGCTGACGGCGGTGTTACACTGACGGCACCTGAAATCGCCGAAAACGGAAACACCGTTCCGATCGAAGTAAGCGCCCCGGGTGCAGCGTCGATTCTGATCGTTGCAGCAGGCAACCCCGAACCGGGCGTCGCAACGTTCAATTTCGGCCCGCTGGCTGCTGAACAAGCCGCTTCGACCCGTATCCGCCTTGCGGGAACGCAAGACGTGATTGCCGTGGCGAAGATGGCAGATGGCAGCTTTGCCAAGGCATCCGCGACCGTAAAAGTGACAATCGGCGGCTGCGGCGGCTGA